A window of the Kosakonia sp. BYX6 genome harbors these coding sequences:
- a CDS encoding DUF932 domain-containing protein → MTRLASRFGAANLIRRDRPLTREELFRVVPSVFSEDKHESRSERYTYIPTISLLDSLQREGFQPFFACQTRVRDPDRREHTKHMLRLRREGQITGKQVPEIILLNSHDGSSSYQMLPGLFRAVCQNGLVCGESFGEVRVPHKGDVVSQVIEGAYEVLGIFDRVEEKRDAMQSLLLPPPAQQALAKAALTYRFGEDHQPVTESQILSPRRWQDESNDLWTTYQRIQENLIKGGLSGRNAKGGRSHTRAVRGIDGDVKLNRALWVMAEAMFTQLR, encoded by the coding sequence ATGACCCGTTTGGCCTCGCGCTTTGGCGCTGCAAATCTTATCCGTCGTGACCGTCCGTTAACCCGTGAAGAGCTGTTTCGCGTCGTGCCCAGCGTGTTCAGCGAGGACAAACACGAGTCCCGTAGTGAACGCTACACCTATATACCCACCATCTCCTTGCTGGACAGCCTGCAGCGAGAAGGCTTCCAGCCATTCTTTGCCTGTCAGACCCGTGTGCGTGATCCGGATCGTCGAGAACACACCAAGCATATGCTGCGTCTGCGGCGTGAGGGACAGATAACTGGTAAGCAGGTGCCGGAAATTATCCTGCTCAACTCTCACGATGGCAGCAGTTCGTACCAGATGCTGCCGGGACTATTTCGTGCGGTTTGTCAGAACGGCCTTGTCTGTGGTGAGTCGTTTGGCGAGGTGCGGGTGCCGCACAAGGGGGACGTGGTGAGTCAGGTGATTGAAGGCGCGTATGAGGTACTGGGGATTTTTGACCGGGTGGAGGAGAAACGGGATGCCATGCAGTCGTTGCTGTTGCCGCCCCCGGCACAGCAGGCACTGGCAAAAGCCGCTCTCACATACCGCTTTGGTGAAGACCACCAGCCGGTGACTGAGTCGCAAATACTCTCTCCGCGCCGCTGGCAGGATGAGAGTAACGACCTGTGGACCACGTACCAGCGTATTCAGGAGAACCTGATTAAGGGCGGTCTCAGTGGGCGTAATGCTAAAGGGGGGCGGTCACATACCCGTGCCGTTCGCGGTATTGACGGGGACGTGAAACTTAACCGGGCACTGTGGGTGATGGCGGAAGCGATGTTCACGCAACTGCGGTGA